The DNA window TTTTCCTTCCTTCTTTGGTTCTCTTTTTAGGAATTTTTAGGCATCTTGAGTCTCGAACACATGTCTCGAACACATGTTGAATTTTATTAGAGACCATTAATGACCTATCTTTTCTTGGCCGAAATTTGTCCCTTCCGTTAACTAAGGTATTTCCTATGCATGGGAACTCATCCCAGGGACGGCTTTGGGGTGAGGAAACCAATGCAGTTGCATAGGGCCTCCCATTTTTATAGGGCacccattttttaatatttaataatattatttttttattttttctcctttaatattaaatatatattataaaaataactttttatctcttttttaatctccatattataatatattaattatttatattttattttattaattaattaatttttttttaactatttagggcccaaaatttaaatttgcataggCCCCAAATTCTCAGGATCGGCCCTAACTCATGGTCGCACACAGCAGTCACTAGCCACTTCTGGccaattacttttttttcttcctacAAACAAGTATAATAAAATAGTGTTAGGAACATTCTAGGATCATTTTCAAGTCGTTGTTCTTGAGTAGAACGATAACTACATAtagttttttagaaaataaatttcaattttaggCGTTTCTTATCTAGGCTAATAAATTCAGCCAAAAGTTTCTAATCAATCTAAAAAACAATAGTATGAAATTGAATGAAAGAATGAATATCTTAAACTAGAAAATGAAATTCAAGTactttgaattttatttttgtcaagaaaTGAAGTTATAGGTTGAATGGCAACTTACAACTAGTTCAGAACTCTTCTAGTAAGTCAATGGCAACATTTTGTGTTTGCGTTTAAATTCCACTTGAAAATATTTTGGGAGAGAGAATGGGgaagagaatgatgtgtcactatatTCAGATCAcatcttctgctaccgaattaggtgttcccctgttgcggaccaatcaaaatacaatagcattattatattaataaattaaaactgggttgaaaaaaatagagaacCCGGAACCCGTATTTCATTCCGGGTTCAGTAGAAGCGGAAAAGAGTGAAGCTTCTTTCGTTTCACTCTGTTTTACATGACCCATTGAAGAGACTTTTACATGAGATTGTCCATGTAAAACTGATCGACATATATTCACTGTTGAGTGAACCGAACTTCACTTGACtccgatttataaattatgtttataaatttatttgtgatttatttaaataaataaataataattcatataactttatttttgatatatataaaataataattatgaattaatataattttattacaagatctattttaaataatatcataaattatgtgatttaagatatttaaattaattttatgaatgattataattatattttataattgtgatatattcaaatgaatttgtacaaattatgtTATACTCAATATgcataaatttgtttgtaatgtattgaaatatattttgacaaattatttaaaaatttatataattatataattatatatattaaatatatatatataaaaacatatttttaattatttttgaaagatgtttaaattattttgtaaatatatttacatgaatttgtaaaacaaaatattcaatttttttttgtaatatatttaaataaatttgtaaaacaaaatattttaaaaattatttttaagatatttaaaagaattattaaaattcttttatattttatataattatatattaaatatatataaatgttcatgtaaaaccactcacacatttatgtaaaaacatttatacgttcatgtaagtttgcttaagaaaaaaaaacaagcactaccgGTGAAGCGAatttcacctgggtatttacagcgctcaaatgaatGAAACAAGCACTATATGGtgaagcttgtttcactcaatatttgcagcgctgatagaatttaaatgaatttactttaattattttatatgattatatattaaatatatatatatatatatatatatatatatatatcatgttaaaaaaaatttgtaatatatctaaattaatatataaaataaaatattttaaaatttatttataaaatattttaaaaaaattatttaaatcatattgaatatataaatatatacattatgaaataatttgtacaaattcatttgaatatatgacaattataaaatataattataattattcataaaaattaatttaaatatctcaaatcacataatttatgattattgttttaaatagatcttgaaataaaattatattaattcataattattattttatatatatcagaaataaaattatatgaattattatttaaataaatcacaaataaatttataaacataatttataaatcggaGTAAGTGAAGTTCGCTTCACACAACAGTGAATATATGTCAATCAATTTTATATGAGCTTTACATGGACAACCTCATGTAAAAGTCTCTTCAATGGGTCATGTAAAACGGAGTGAAGAGAAAGAAGCTTCACTTTTTTTTGCTTCTGCTGAACCCAGAATGAAATACAGGTTCTGGGTTCTCTCTCTTCCTATCAacccagttttaatttattaatataataatgttactgagttttgattggtccgcaacacgGGAACACCCAATttggtagcagaagatctgatctgCACTATATTACTGGTTGGAAAAATGACAAAGTGTGAGGAGAGAGAAgtgagagaaattttgttattttttgggCCAATCAGAATGCGCCACGTCATTCCTTTTAAAATTTCTTCTCCCAATTTCCatccccaatcatttctcaataTAAATCTattcaatattttgaaataataaatgaaattagaCAAGAACataggtaaaaaaaattagtttttagaCTTGAGTCGTCACCTAAATTTTCtcacaaaattagaaaaaataaattgttggCGTGTAGAACAATAACtcccttaaaaaaaattattaaggcATTGACGTTATGTTTCACGTGCCCGTATATACGGTCTCTACTTCAAATATTTTGGTcagttttaaaagttttttacccttgttttaatctatttattttttcaaatcctAACCGGTCTAAAATGTATAACTTACGCCCTAATATTAGATCTAAActtactaataattatttacattaaataaaactaacaaGTAATCTAGAAAggaaataaatattcattatattcctaaattgattttataattataaaaaaattagccCATAAATATTTGGAGCTTTAAAGTCAAATTATAAacacaaaaatgaaataaatgttcAAAATGAGTTAAACAGGACCAAAAaccaaatattatttcttaaatgttttcattttttagattttaccAAATTTATTCAAGGAATTGAAAggcaaaaataagaaaagaaaataaattagactaAAGAAAACAAGACTTTAAGTTTTGATGGACTAGTTCGTGGACTTGGACAAGATGCAGGTGTGGTTCGTGGGCTTGGGATTTCGTATGCAGGCACGGGATAGGCCATGGATTGATTTGTGGTTTTGGGTCAGGGGATCGGATACCGATGCGATTTAGGAGTTGGGTTGGAAAAGGGTATCAAGAGCGGGCGTGGGAGCGACCAAgcatattcataatatatgaGCCTCAAATGTGTCCTCCATCaaacttagtttattttaaatacaaaatttggggtccataattatattttatgtgtAAAATAAGATAAGTTTGATAGAGGGAACCTCTAAGAGCACATAATATGAGAAAGGAGATCCGGACCCGATCTTCCagatgaagaacaacaacaaaggaaacaaaaaaacaaaGGTCTTCAGGAATCTTTCTACAATCTCTCGAACTCAAatttgaacttaaaaaaaaagacTACACGGACACCAAAGAGTCATCCAAACTACACCTAAATCCATTGTTCAAATGGGGAAGGCCAGGACGAGGCCTCGCCGGGTCAGAAAAACAAAGAATAGGTAAAGGCtactaaaattcatttttttttttctatagcCAAACTCATTCCTATCTCATACCAAATCAATATACAAGAACCAAGATGCAAAATTAAGCCATAAAAGAAATCAAActgaatgttttaaaataaattaatgtaacaTAGGTTCAATCAATGGAAATTGACCTGGGATTACTCCCAAATCAAACTCTAATTCGTTATTGAGTTCTTTAAATTCGTCATTATTTGTTGGCTCTCTGACTATCGGATCTTCTTTTATGAAGAAATGAAACTCTTGAAAATAGAGaaggacaataatatttgttaaagagaAAAAGTCTTAAGAGTGTTAAATGTTGTGTATTAACCTTTACAAACAATTCTAATAAATGAGTAATTAGCCTAAAAAccataaattacttatacatacatgCCCAAGCcaattaataacttaataatccctaattgcataaaagacaataaagaccAACAACTTTTAATTTGTTGACAATCAATTTTTAGACTCACAATCTCCCCcgtaagcttgatttggttcgagattTTTCACACAGAACAACTTTCACATCTTCGCGAATTTGACTATTGCTAGTGCCTTTGTGAGAATGTTTGCACGCTGCTCTCTAGTGCTTACGAACTCTGCAACGATCTGTTGGTTCTCGACACATTTACGGATAAAGTGGAAccgagtgtcgatgtgtttgttGCGTCCAGAAATACTAGGttcttcattaattatattgtaGACTTTTTGTCGACGTAGAGGGTTACTAGCCTCGGCTCGTATCTGAGTACCTCGCTCAATAAATTTCTCAGCTAAAGTCATTGACACGATGCTGCAATAGCTGCCATAAACTCtgcctcacatgaagataaagcaaCAATTCGTTCCTTATGAGATTTCTTGGTGATCAAAATCCTgtgagataaaacaccatcccttTGGGTTTTTTCTATCGTTTGTGTCACCGTCTAGGTCACTGTCAGtaaaaccaacgagttcttcaacttcaCGTCCTCTTCTTAACTAAATCTTATAGCTCGTCGTTCCCTTCACGTAACGAAGAATGTGTCTTACTTCCTATTGGCGTAGAATGGTAAGTTTCTCCATGTATCAACTCATTATGCCAACTGCATAAGAGATATCATGTCAAGTGTGCGTCAAGTACCTGAGATACTCAATGATACATCTATACTCCTTCAgatccactaagcttccttccacatcctttccGATACTTGCTTGAGTTGCAATATTCAATTGCAAACTGTTTCAAAACCTTCTTCGCATAAGTTATCTACTTCACCTTGATGTTATCCTTTTTCAAGTCCATCTCGATATTAAGATAGTACGAGAGTAGCCCAAAATCACTTatctcgaactccttcatcatttgtATTTTGAACTCCTCAACACCTTTGATGTTTGATCCTGTCACGATCAAGTCGTCGACGTACACGCAAACAATGAGTACTTCTTCTCTATGGAGTCACGTGTACACTACCTGCTCTTGAGAACATTTCACGAAGTCGAGACTCTTGTTGAGGCAAGTGTTCCACGTCCTTGATGCTTGACGTAGTCCGTAAAGAGCCTTTATAAATTGTACACCTTGTcctctttgttttttttattatgaagcCTTCAGGTTGAGCGACGTATACTTCTTCTACGATATCACCATTGAAAAATGCTTATTTGACATCCAAGTGGTGGATCTCCCATCCATGGTGAGCTGCGATTGCAAGAATTAGCCTGACTGCGTCAAGTTTCGCCACTAATTCAAAgatctcctcaaagtcaatgaCTTGCTTCTGCACATAGCCTTTCAATACCAATCTCGTTTTGTTCTTAAGGATGTTTCCTTTGttgtctcttttcaacttgaaaacccaCTTTAACCCGATGGTCTTGTGACCGGGTGGTAAGTCGGTGAGTTCCCATGTCTTGTTCGTTTTGATGGACTCAAGCTCTTTCTTCATGGCCTCATACCACGACTCTTTGGTTGCCGCCTCatgatatgttgttggctcaTCATAGGTgagaaacaatatttcatcacGATCCATCTCTACTAATGGTGCCTCCGCAtagacatctcgtaggattccAAACTCCACggaattttgtacgagcttattgttgttgttgcacCATTTCCACTTCTTCTCCTACTCGAACACGATAACTTTACTCATAGAGATTTTCCCACAAGCTAGATCAAGAAACATGTGTGCCTTGCTTCCGTCTATGAACTTCATATTTTCGGTAATTTTCTCGTCGAGCTCATTGAGTTTTTTCTCGATGGCCCGTAATATAGTTTCTTACTCTattgtcaaggtaccacacatcGGTGTGTTTACACTCATCACCAATTGTgaggagtttctccatgactttTTCTTCATTGAGAAACACCACCCTAACCTTTCGACAAGATATtaaagtttgaataaaaaattaaggtatatcatACTAACCCATCCTAACATTTATAGACCAACTATTAACAACTATATCATATCAGTCAAACTATTTAACTACGGTAATTGTAATGCCTTTAAAGGCCTGCCTTTATAGACCACCTTTAACGTTAGTATTTTTATCATCTTTATAGGGTACCTATTACTTGTGATTTTAAGAACATAATTAGAGactattaaataagattttagaaATTACAGATAAAGActattaatttcaaaacattaagttataaactttaaaataattatatatataataaatatggagaaaagtaaaaaaaataataatataaaagagtgacaaataatcataaaaatttatttatttttatttatatacacgGAGTGATAAAAAAGTTTAGTTATTGGAAACCAgagagtgaagaagatatcgtgaattaagttttaaataggttcttatatataatatataatatatattataaaataattaatataactatttattaaaaaaaatagagttaaaaaaaatctttccattcagtattttgttttttgaaatttcataattaattacatatttattaatttttttaatatatattactaaataagaaaaataattaaaaaaaatatttttgataaatgtaTACTCATTCTCTGTTAATTTACAGTCGGGTTTATGATAGTATCTAATCCAcgtattcaaattaatcacatgcCTCAACTtagaaaattagaattaaacatcattattatatataaatagattaaaatgTTGAAATATATTGTTAGTAATACCATACCATAttaggttgaatttaaaatataaagtataaaattttattattatagatgGTTAATTTATATGGTTAAGTTACATGTTTGAAACTTTtgtgtattattttaattttattttttaaatttaaccgttTATATACGgactcatatatatccaaataaattattcatttggAAATATTTGGTTTGTCTTATCGGACTACCACTAGTCCACTATATTGAGAtcataaatctttaatttcaaaGCTAGTAATTGAAGGAATAAAGTTAAGAAAAAATCTACCTGTTATAAAAGTTATAACTTTAAGgattatattaactttttaagttagaagaataataatagtaaatttagtggtgtttacaatattttcttatttataaatttttattttacaaatactTGTTTAtctcaatatttataatatagaactttttttcattctaaaatttaaaaaaaaaaacaaatttcaacatatatatatatatatatatatatatatatatatatatatatatatatatatatatatatatatatatttttgatgttGAGTTATacattaactattaaataatgtaaggccttgttctctttgggttatttaaaaaacccatacaaaatccatttttcaatcaattatttctcgtcaatcacatcactcatatcattaataaatatacaaaaataccctctattttaaattattttttattttatttatatatatcaataccctttaagtctttttaccaaaaataatcattacattctcaaaatcatcacccgTCGTCCAATCTTTCTACATAATCGAACAAGACCTGTGTTCAAAACTTTATACAAAcattaataaagttattttcattatattttattaataataagtaaaataaccacacttttaatgaaaacaaaataaaataatcacaaACCTATATAACccatctttttattaattttattttgctaAGATTATGTAAATCATTTCAATacaaaagtaaatattaatattaatattaataaaacacACTTATAAGTTCTTTAATTGATTTGAACTTTAAGCAAATATCTGCaatatagtatttattatttttaaagaagtATGTTAAGAAATAAGGTTACATCTAATTTGTTGATAGAAGTATATTAAGAAATAAGGTTACATCTACATTTGTTGGAcccaaaatcaattaattttagtaaCCTATTCAAATAAGATTACAAAATATAAccaatgaattatttaaataacttggaTCAATATAATACCTAATATTATCTTAGAAgctataacataattattattataacacgCCTTAAAATGTTTCTGTTCGAATATGATCTTCAAACAGCAATCTCTTCGGTAATCTTACAAAGCTCTACTTTCTCGGCATCAAATTCATacaacattaattaaaaaaaaaaaaaaagcacaCAAAACGATTAAATTCTATACAAAAGATCGATAATAAGATTAGACATTGCCCCCATTGGCTATACTTACTATATCACCAAGAATTTCGGTTTCCTCTTTTAATCTTTCTTCGAAAAGGCCGACAAGCCTCGATGCTGAGGTCCACAGCGGCCGCAAGGGCCATGAATATAGCCGCGTCTTCCACACAAGTGATGTGCCGCATAGCTAAATGCACCAATGGCTTGCTAATCTTTCCTTCGCCTTGAACCCGACAACTCATCACAAATCCGCCCACAACAGGGCTCAATGCGCTAAAATCGCCGCTACTTCGTGGGCTCGGCACAGGCGTGGGCCCCGTTCGGAGCTGTCGATCCGTATCGATGAAGAACTCGCCACCCTTATCGGCATTTAGGAAAATTTCGGAGACGAGGAGCTCCCCTCCTTCGGGGAACTCAGATAAGAGTCGAAACCGACAACAAACTGAGTCTCGGAGGCCCGGTTCACGCCAGGCCTCTAGTTTGCCCCATGGTTGCCAGCTCTCAGACTGGCAAGCGTCGGGACGGACTATTATCCAAGCTCCCGGGTTTGACCTCGCGACCCAATCACAACCCGTTGATGGGACAAATGGAGTGGTTATAAAGGCTGCGGCTACAGCCGAGCCCGAGAGATCGTGTATCTTCACCTTCCATCCTTTCCTTTCTCTTCGGTCCGCATCTTGGTCATGACCATCACTTACATTTAACCAATAATTGTTCAATGGAACCACCTGAGAATCTCTGTGTACCATTATAAACCATAAGAAAGTTTAAACCTTCCTAAAATATTGGAAATCTACAAATTTTATATCGAAAGTTCAAACTCTAAGGCTTGATAGATATGAATTAGTTTCAAATAATCCACTATAGATTAACAATCTACTGGTCATGCATACAACAAACAttcaaaataccaaaataacatgcatcttttatttcaaaagaatatttattcattatatatatccaTGCCTTAATGTTTTTTACACTAATATctcaaataacatattttaatttttcgtGTCAGTACATATTTtacttataaagaaaaaatatcaaaaccCTATTTTCCTAAATATAGTTTATATTTGTTACTTAAGAGAGTTCATATAAATTCATTTACGGTTTTACTCGGAAAGAA is part of the Impatiens glandulifera chromosome 1, dImpGla2.1, whole genome shotgun sequence genome and encodes:
- the LOC124918985 gene encoding uncharacterized protein LOC124918985, whose product is MDPQVFIRLSIGSLGLRIPGTASAAKSTIRLLSSPCSCEIRLRGFPIQTTSVPFISASETIPDHQASVSSFYLEESDLKAIRAPGCFYAPQSCLEIVVFSGKKGNNCGVGSKRQQIGTFRLEVGPEWSQGKPVILFNGWVGIGKSKQDNGKPEAELHLRVKLDPDPRYVFQFEDESKLSPQIVQLQGSIKQPIFSCKFSRDRDSQVVPLNNYWLNVSDGHDQDADRRERKGWKVKIHDLSGSAVAAAFITTPFVPSTGCDWVARSNPGAWIIVRPDACQSESWQPWGKLEAWREPGLRDSVCCRFRLLSEFPEGGELLVSEIFLNADKGGEFFIDTDRQLRTGPTPVPSPRSSGDFSALSPVVGGFVMSCRVQGEGKISKPLVHLAMRHITCVEDAAIFMALAAAVDLSIEACRPFRRKIKRGNRNSW